One Rosa chinensis cultivar Old Blush chromosome 5, RchiOBHm-V2, whole genome shotgun sequence genomic region harbors:
- the LOC112201555 gene encoding uncharacterized protein LOC112201555 isoform X2: MDEAEFRRLLLLFPVVRSRDYHAESEQSRESTSKSAESEADAWDEGEKIDVEKETRDVHDAFWEKLKLVAERKVGATEAERFCKAFQLVHKKLVYEELSLDAAKTFLNSS, from the exons ATGGACGAAGCTGAATTTCGAcgccttctccttcttttcccTGTCGTCCGATCTCGTGACTACCat GCTgaatcagagcaatctagagAGTCAACTTCTAAGTCAGCAGAATCTGAAGCG GATGCATGGGATGAGGGAGAGAAAATAGACGTGGAGAAGGAAACACGTGATGTACATG ATGCATTTTGGGAGAAACTAAAGTTGGTTGCTGAGAGAAAG GTGGGTGCCACAGAAGCAGAAAGATTTTGCAAGGCATTCCAACTAGTTCATAAGAAACTG GTCTATGAAGAACTGAGTCTGGATGCTGCTAAGACCTTTCTGAACTCATCATGA
- the LOC112201555 gene encoding uncharacterized protein LOC112201555 isoform X1 encodes MDEAEFRRLLLLFPVVRSRDYHAESEQSRESTSKSAESEALKEWQDAWDEGEKIDVEKETRDVHDAFWEKLKLVAERKVGATEAERFCKAFQLVHKKLVYEELSLDAAKTFLNSS; translated from the exons ATGGACGAAGCTGAATTTCGAcgccttctccttcttttcccTGTCGTCCGATCTCGTGACTACCat GCTgaatcagagcaatctagagAGTCAACTTCTAAGTCAGCAGAATCTGAAGCG CTAAAAGAATGGCAGGATGCATGGGATGAGGGAGAGAAAATAGACGTGGAGAAGGAAACACGTGATGTACATG ATGCATTTTGGGAGAAACTAAAGTTGGTTGCTGAGAGAAAG GTGGGTGCCACAGAAGCAGAAAGATTTTGCAAGGCATTCCAACTAGTTCATAAGAAACTG GTCTATGAAGAACTGAGTCTGGATGCTGCTAAGACCTTTCTGAACTCATCATGA
- the LOC112203938 gene encoding NAC domain-containing protein 37, producing the protein MAILSNKLPVGVRFLPTDHELLDYFLRTRIAMGDHFHSDFVADCPHFYVDNEPWVVWQIHGGGESKKVEDEKTIYFFTHRRRLSPTAKRFDRKVGSGTWSRHLERLRKNPRKAPPTPTAQGSNVVENTRVVNDKKRKSIVDQPRKPKSKKQKKEGSCHQEEGSSTLHPNYELPYPQMDDLDFYFPEIYPELFVDDERDLFTMDELLGQSWEEGNNFNLVTGVPLL; encoded by the exons ATGGCAATTCTCTCCAACAAACTCCCAGTCGGGGTCAGGTTCCTTCCCACAGACCACGAACTCCTCGATTACTTTCTCCGCACCAGGATTGCCATGGGTGACCACTTTCACTCCGATTTCGTCGCCGATTGTCCTCATTTTTACGTAGACAATGAGCCCTGGGTTGTCTGGCAAATCCACGGCGGCGGTGAGTCCAAGAAAGTGGAGGATGAAAAGACCATCTATTTCTTCACCCATCGGAGAAGGCTGAGTCCCACCGCCAAGCGAtttgatcggaaagtgggttcCGGCACTTGGAGCCGGCACTTGGAGCG TTTGAGAAAGAACCCTAGAAAGGCACCACCAACCCCAACTGCTCAGGGGAGCAATGTTGTTGAAAATACCAGAGTAGTTAATGATAAAAAGAGAAAGAGCATTGTGGATCAACCCAGAAAGCCAAAATCGAAAAAGCAGAAGAAGGAAGGGAGTTGTCATCAGGAAGAAGGCAGCAGTACTCTTCATCCCAATTACGAGTTGCCCTATCCACAAATGGATGATctagatttttattttcctGAGATTTATCCAGAGCTGTTTGTTGATGATGAGCGTGATTTATTTACTATGGATGAATTACTTGGACAGAGTTGGGAGGAGGGCAACAACTTCAATTTGGTTACAGGAGTACCACTTCTTTGA
- the LOC112203939 gene encoding uncharacterized protein LOC112203939, producing the protein MVLINEYYNPFLIGAATFDAPMETIEPLPPHPMDGAVVNSNSSVDPLIWDPRVAAKAVSVGRWCSGDQVEEEVSADDRTIFLTFSKGYPISEKEVREFFTRKYGEFFDAIHMQEVQVVDQQPLYARLVVRSASFIPVVLEGQSKAKFSINGKHVWARKYVKKNIVIGEQSSPKVF; encoded by the exons ATGGTTCTAATCAATGAGTACTACAATCCATTTCTCATTGGAGCTGCGACTTTTGACGCGCCTATGGAAACCATAGAACCTCTTCCTCCGCACCCCATGGATGGGGCTGTTGTTAACAGTAATAGTAGTGTTGATCCACTAATATGGGACCCTCGTGTGGCGGCTAAGGCAGTGTCTGTGGG GCGGTGGTGTTCGGGGGATCAAGTCGAGGAAGAAGTGTCTGCAGATGATAGGACAATTTTCTTGACATTTTCTAAGGGGTATCCCATTTCTGAAAAGGAAGTGAGAGAGTTCTTTACCAG GAAATATGGGGAATTTTTTGATGCTATCCATATGCAAGAAGTACAAGTAGTGGATCAGCAGCCTTTATATGCCCGCCTTGTGGTTCGTTCCGCTTCTTTTATTCCAGTGGTGCTCGAGGGACAAAGCAAGGCCAAATTTTCTATCAATGGAAAACATGTTTGGGCAAGAAAGTACGTGAAAAAGAATATTGTGATAGGAGAACAAAGTTCACCAAAGGTGTTTTAG